The proteins below come from a single Rhizobium sp. BT04 genomic window:
- the frr gene encoding ribosome recycling factor, which produces MSEGIDIKELKRRMDGAVSAFKSDIASLRTGRASANILDPVTIEAYGSRMPLNQVANITVPEPRMLSVSVWDKSMVSAVERGIRESNLGLNPIVDGQNLRIPLPELNEERRKSLVKVAHDYAEKSKVAIRHVRRDGMDGLKKAEKDGVIGQDEGRAQSERVQKMTDETISEIDRLLGEKEKEIMQV; this is translated from the coding sequence ATGAGTGAAGGTATCGACATCAAGGAACTGAAGCGCCGCATGGACGGCGCGGTTTCCGCATTCAAGAGCGACATCGCGTCGCTGCGCACCGGCCGTGCTTCGGCCAACATTCTCGATCCGGTCACGATCGAGGCCTATGGTTCGCGCATGCCGCTGAACCAGGTCGCCAACATCACTGTCCCCGAGCCGCGCATGCTGTCGGTCTCCGTCTGGGACAAGTCGATGGTCAGCGCCGTCGAGCGCGGCATCCGCGAATCCAATCTCGGCCTCAACCCGATCGTCGACGGCCAGAACCTGCGTATTCCGCTGCCGGAGCTGAATGAGGAGCGCCGCAAGTCGCTTGTCAAGGTCGCTCATGATTATGCGGAAAAGAGCAAGGTCGCGATTCGGCATGTTCGCCGCGATGGCATGGACGGCCTTAAGAAGGCCGAAAAGGATGGCGTAATCGGCCAGGACGAGGGCAGGGCGCAGTCGGAACGTGTACAGAAGATGACGGACGAGACGATTTCCGAAATCGACCGCTTGCTTGGCGAGAAGGAAAAGGAAATCATGCAGGTCTAG
- the pyrH gene encoding UMP kinase codes for MSLEPVYKRVLLKASGEALMGSQGFGIDVAVADRIASDIAEARHMGVEVGVVVGGGNIFRGVAVASKGGDRVTGDHMGMLGTIINALALATSLRKLNIDTVVLSAISMPEICESFSQRATLYHLSMGRVVIFAGGTGNPFFTTDSAAALRAAEMGAQAIFKGTQVDGIYTADPKKYPDATRLDRLTHQEVLDRGLAVMDVAAVALARENSIPIIVFSIHEKGGFAEILTGGGLKTIVSDN; via the coding sequence ATGTCTTTAGAGCCTGTCTATAAACGCGTTCTACTCAAGGCTTCCGGCGAAGCACTCATGGGTAGCCAGGGTTTCGGCATCGATGTCGCGGTGGCGGACCGCATTGCATCCGATATCGCCGAAGCAAGGCATATGGGTGTGGAAGTCGGAGTCGTCGTCGGTGGCGGCAATATCTTCCGCGGTGTCGCGGTGGCGTCCAAGGGCGGCGACCGGGTCACCGGCGACCACATGGGCATGCTCGGCACCATCATCAATGCGCTGGCGTTGGCGACCTCGCTGCGCAAGCTGAACATCGATACGGTGGTGCTGTCGGCCATCTCCATGCCGGAGATCTGCGAGAGCTTTTCGCAGCGCGCAACCCTCTATCATTTGTCGATGGGACGCGTGGTGATCTTTGCCGGCGGCACCGGCAACCCCTTCTTCACCACCGATTCCGCCGCCGCACTGCGCGCTGCCGAAATGGGCGCGCAAGCGATCTTCAAGGGCACGCAGGTGGACGGCATCTACACCGCCGACCCGAAGAAATATCCCGATGCTACCCGCCTCGACCGCCTGACCCACCAGGAAGTGCTGGACAGGGGACTGGCGGTGATGGACGTTGCGGCTGTCGCGCTCGCCAGGGAGAATTCCATTCCGATCATTGTCTTCTCGATCCACGAGAAAGGCGGTTTTGCTGAAATCTTGACGGGCGGTGGCCTCAAGACCATCGTCTCCGACAACTGA
- a CDS encoding phosphatidate cytidylyltransferase, which translates to MQRELKLRIVSGLILAVIVLVATWYGGFTFRILAAVIGLLIYYEWSKITGIARDWVANAVGWIGQAAIASLVLVGHFEFAAGMVVGVTAVGIALIILHGTSRWLPVGLFYAGATGLALAAIRSDDRPGLYAMLFVFAVVWATDILAYFVGRALGGPKLAPSISPGKTWSGAIGGAVSAVAAGVVLIHFLIPGAEIIAAGAALVLSVCSQSGDLFESFIKRKFGVKDSSRLIPGHGGVMDRVDGLIFACFSAFLLAGAFSLIKGAEMTSLGAALFGL; encoded by the coding sequence ATGCAGAGGGAATTGAAGCTCCGCATCGTTTCAGGACTGATTCTGGCGGTCATCGTTCTTGTTGCCACCTGGTATGGCGGGTTTACCTTCCGCATCCTGGCTGCCGTGATCGGCCTGTTGATCTATTATGAGTGGTCGAAAATAACCGGCATCGCGCGTGATTGGGTCGCCAACGCTGTCGGCTGGATCGGCCAGGCGGCGATCGCCTCCCTGGTGCTTGTCGGCCATTTCGAATTCGCCGCCGGTATGGTGGTCGGCGTTACTGCCGTCGGCATAGCGCTGATCATCCTGCACGGCACCAGCCGCTGGTTGCCGGTCGGCCTGTTTTATGCCGGCGCCACCGGCCTGGCGCTCGCCGCGATCAGAAGCGATGACCGGCCCGGTCTTTACGCCATGCTCTTCGTCTTTGCCGTCGTCTGGGCAACCGACATCCTGGCTTATTTCGTCGGCAGGGCGCTTGGCGGGCCGAAGCTTGCCCCTTCGATCTCGCCGGGAAAAACATGGTCTGGCGCCATCGGCGGTGCCGTTTCGGCGGTCGCAGCCGGCGTCGTTCTTATCCACTTTCTCATTCCGGGCGCTGAAATCATCGCCGCCGGCGCAGCACTCGTTCTCTCGGTCTGCAGCCAGTCGGGAGATCTGTTTGAATCCTTCATCAAGCGAAAATTCGGCGTCAAGGATTCAAGCCGTCTCATTCCGGGTCACGGCGGTGTCATGGACCGTGTCGACGGACTGATTTTTGCCTGTTTTTCGGCGTTCTTGCTTGCTGGAGCTTTTTCCCTGATAAAGGGGGCCGAAATGACCTCGCTCGGAGCGGCATTGTTCGGACTCTGA
- the tsf gene encoding translation elongation factor Ts codes for MSEITAAMVKELREKTGAGMMDCKKALAETSGDMEAAIDWLRAKGIAKADKKSGRTAAEGLIGVASQGTKAVVVEVNSETDFVARNDAFQDLVRGIAKVAVSTDGTVEAVAAATYPASGKSVSDTIKDAIATIGENMNLRRSVALSVEDGVVATYIHNAVSDGLGKLGVLVALKSTGDKEALNAIGRQVAMHIAATAPLAIRPEEVDAAVAERERNVFIEQSRASGKPDNIIEKMVEGRMRKFFEEVALLSQAFVINPDLTVAAAIKDAEKAVGAPIEVAGMARLLLGEGVEKEETDFAAEVAAAVKG; via the coding sequence ATGAGCGAGATTACGGCTGCAATGGTGAAGGAACTGCGCGAAAAGACCGGCGCAGGCATGATGGACTGCAAGAAGGCTCTTGCCGAAACCAGCGGCGACATGGAAGCGGCGATCGACTGGCTGCGCGCCAAGGGCATCGCCAAGGCCGACAAGAAGTCCGGCCGCACTGCCGCCGAAGGCCTCATCGGCGTTGCGAGCCAGGGCACCAAGGCCGTCGTCGTCGAAGTCAATTCCGAAACCGACTTCGTCGCCCGTAACGATGCCTTCCAGGATCTCGTCCGCGGCATCGCCAAGGTCGCCGTTTCCACAGACGGCACCGTCGAAGCCGTTGCGGCTGCGACCTACCCGGCATCCGGCAAGTCCGTTTCCGACACGATCAAGGATGCGATCGCAACGATCGGCGAGAACATGAACCTGCGCCGTTCAGTCGCTCTCTCCGTCGAGGACGGCGTCGTCGCCACCTATATCCACAATGCTGTTTCCGACGGCCTCGGCAAGCTCGGCGTTCTCGTCGCGCTGAAGTCGACCGGCGACAAGGAAGCCCTGAACGCGATCGGCCGCCAGGTTGCCATGCACATCGCTGCAACCGCGCCGCTGGCGATCCGCCCGGAAGAAGTCGATGCCGCCGTCGCCGAGCGCGAGCGCAATGTCTTCATCGAGCAGTCGCGCGCTTCCGGCAAGCCCGACAACATTATCGAGAAGATGGTTGAAGGCCGCATGCGCAAGTTCTTCGAGGAAGTCGCCCTTCTCTCGCAGGCTTTCGTCATCAATCCGGACCTGACGGTCGCAGCTGCCATCAAGGACGCTGAAAAGGCTGTTGGCGCACCGATCGAAGTCGCCGGCATGGCCCGTCTGCTGCTCGGCGAAGGCGTCGAAAAGGAAGAGACCGATTTCGCAGCCGAAGTCGCCGCTGCCGTCAAGGGTTGA
- the rpsB gene encoding 30S ribosomal protein S2 — MALPDFSMRQLLEAGVHFGHQTHRWNPKMKPYIFGDRNNIHIIDLAQTVPMLSRALQVVSDTVARGGRVLFVGTKRQASEIIADSAKRSAQYYVNSRWLGGMMTNWKTISNSIQRLRKLDEILNGEAQGFTKKERLNLEREREKLDKALGGIRDMGGTPDLMFIIDTNKEKIAIDEAKRLGIPVVAIIDSNCDPDLIDYPIPGNDDASRAIALYCELISRAAIDGIARQQSSSGRDLGASSEVPVEPALEEAAEG; from the coding sequence ATGGCATTGCCCGATTTCTCTATGCGCCAGCTTCTCGAAGCAGGCGTCCACTTCGGCCACCAGACGCACCGCTGGAACCCGAAGATGAAGCCGTACATCTTCGGCGATCGTAACAACATCCACATCATCGATCTGGCCCAGACCGTTCCGATGCTGTCGCGCGCCCTTCAGGTCGTCAGCGACACCGTTGCCCGCGGCGGCCGCGTTCTCTTCGTCGGCACCAAGCGCCAGGCGTCCGAGATCATCGCCGACAGCGCCAAGCGTTCGGCCCAGTACTACGTCAACTCGCGCTGGCTCGGCGGCATGATGACGAACTGGAAGACGATCTCCAACTCGATCCAGCGCCTGCGCAAGCTCGATGAGATCCTCAACGGCGAAGCCCAGGGCTTCACCAAGAAGGAACGCCTGAACCTCGAGCGCGAGCGCGAAAAGCTCGACAAGGCTCTCGGCGGTATCCGCGATATGGGCGGCACGCCGGACCTGATGTTCATCATCGACACCAACAAGGAAAAGATCGCGATCGACGAAGCCAAGCGCCTCGGCATCCCGGTCGTCGCCATCATCGATTCGAACTGCGACCCGGACCTGATCGACTATCCGATCCCGGGCAACGACGACGCGTCGCGCGCTATCGCCCTTTACTGCGAGCTGATCTCCCGCGCTGCCATCGACGGCATCGCGCGTCAGCAGAGCTCTTCCGGCCGCGATCTCGGCGCATCCTCTGAAGTACCGGTCGAGCCGGCTCTCGAGGAAGCAGCCGAAGGCTGA
- a CDS encoding isoprenyl transferase, whose protein sequence is MSETVFVTVPEHVAIIMDGNGRWAKQRGLPRTMGHRKGVEAVRETVRAAGAVGIKYLTLFAFSSENWRRPEAEVSDLLGLLKAFIRRDLAELHRQNVRIKVIGDRHSLRSDILGLLLEAEETTKDNTALTLVIAFNYGSRDEISRAVASLARDVEAGRLRAQDITPALIDARLDTAGIPDPDLIIRTSGEERLSNFLLWQAAYSEFIFLPEYWPDFSPEIFRQALEKFASRDRRFGGLSSQAAAVGT, encoded by the coding sequence ATGTCGGAAACTGTATTTGTGACTGTGCCAGAGCATGTTGCCATCATCATGGACGGCAATGGCCGTTGGGCCAAGCAGCGCGGCTTGCCGCGCACGATGGGCCATCGCAAGGGCGTTGAGGCGGTCCGCGAGACAGTTCGCGCCGCAGGTGCCGTCGGCATAAAATATCTGACCCTCTTTGCCTTCTCCTCTGAGAACTGGCGCCGGCCGGAGGCCGAGGTTTCCGATCTGCTCGGTCTGCTCAAGGCTTTCATCCGGCGTGACCTTGCCGAGCTTCATCGCCAGAACGTGCGCATCAAGGTGATCGGCGACCGCCACAGCCTGCGCAGCGACATTCTCGGCCTGTTGCTCGAGGCTGAGGAAACGACCAAGGACAATACGGCGCTGACGCTGGTCATCGCCTTCAACTACGGTTCGCGCGACGAGATCTCCCGGGCTGTGGCGAGCCTGGCGAGGGACGTCGAGGCAGGCCGCCTGCGGGCCCAGGACATCACCCCCGCATTGATCGACGCCCGTCTCGACACGGCGGGTATTCCCGATCCGGATCTGATCATCCGCACCAGCGGCGAGGAGCGGCTGTCGAACTTCCTGCTCTGGCAGGCCGCCTATTCGGAATTCATCTTCCTTCCGGAATACTGGCCGGATTTCAGCCCCGAGATCTTCCGCCAGGCGCTCGAGAAATTCGCCTCTCGCGACCGGCGCTTCGGCGGCCTGTCGTCGCAGGCTGCCGCGGTCGGCACCTGA
- the rseP gene encoding RIP metalloprotease RseP: MDVMAGIYAFLMGNIVTFILVLSLLVFVHEMGHYLVGRWSGIRILAFSVGFGPELFGFTDRHGTRWKISVIPLGGYVRFFGDEDASSKPDSEGIAAMSEEDRARSFAGAKLWKRAATVAAGPIANFLLAIAIFTILFSVYGRTIADPVVAEVKPEGAAAAAGVLPGDLLVAIDGSKVETFDDVRRYVSIRPSQKIVVTIERAGQKLDLPMVPERVDQTDQFGNKIELGQIGIVTNQQAGNFRLQTYTPLQALREGVIQTRDIVTGTFKYIGNIFAGTMRADQLGGPIRVAQASGQMATLGIGAVLQLAAMLSVSIGLLNLMPVPVLDGGHLMFYAVEAVRGKPLGSAAQEIAFRIGLAMILTLMVFTTWNDIGSWIG; this comes from the coding sequence ATGGACGTGATGGCCGGTATATACGCATTCCTGATGGGGAATATCGTCACCTTCATCCTCGTGCTCTCGCTGCTCGTCTTCGTGCATGAGATGGGTCATTACCTCGTCGGGCGCTGGAGCGGTATCCGCATCCTTGCTTTTTCCGTCGGTTTCGGCCCGGAACTATTCGGCTTCACCGACCGCCATGGAACGCGGTGGAAGATTTCGGTGATCCCGCTTGGCGGCTACGTCCGTTTCTTCGGTGACGAGGATGCCTCGAGCAAGCCCGACAGCGAGGGGATCGCCGCCATGTCCGAGGAGGACAGGGCGCGCTCCTTTGCCGGCGCCAAGCTGTGGAAACGCGCTGCAACCGTTGCGGCCGGCCCGATCGCCAATTTTCTGTTGGCGATCGCCATCTTCACCATTCTTTTCTCTGTCTATGGTCGCACGATCGCCGATCCTGTTGTCGCCGAGGTCAAGCCGGAGGGCGCCGCTGCCGCCGCCGGTGTCCTTCCCGGCGATCTCCTGGTCGCCATCGACGGCAGCAAGGTCGAGACCTTCGACGACGTGCGCCGCTATGTCAGCATCCGCCCCAGCCAGAAGATCGTCGTGACGATCGAGCGCGCCGGCCAGAAGCTCGACTTGCCGATGGTGCCGGAGCGCGTCGACCAGACGGACCAGTTCGGCAACAAGATCGAGCTCGGCCAGATCGGCATCGTCACCAACCAGCAGGCCGGCAATTTCCGCCTGCAAACCTATACGCCGCTCCAGGCGCTGCGTGAGGGCGTAATCCAGACCCGGGATATCGTCACCGGCACCTTCAAATATATCGGCAACATCTTCGCCGGAACGATGCGGGCCGATCAACTGGGTGGACCGATACGCGTGGCGCAAGCTTCGGGCCAGATGGCGACGCTTGGTATAGGCGCAGTGTTGCAGCTTGCCGCCATGCTGTCGGTTTCGATAGGATTGCTTAACCTGATGCCGGTCCCGGTACTTGATGGCGGCCATCTGATGTTCTATGCGGTGGAGGCGGTGAGGGGGAAACCATTGGGCTCGGCGGCCCAGGAAATTGCATTTCGCATCGGCCTGGCGATGATACTGACATTGATGGTTTTCACGACCTGGAACGACATCGGCTCGTGGATAGGGTAA